The stretch of DNA TGGATATCTTGAAGGGGAAAAACATCGCCACGCTGTTGGAGGACGAACTGAAGCCGGGCAAGAAATACGATACAGTGGTGGATGCCACCGGCCGCCCGGAAGGGGTAAGAACGGCGTTGCGGTTCGTGCGTCCGCGCGGCAACCTGATCCTTAAAACCACCATCGCCGCCCCCACGGCGGAGATCGACCTCAATTACATCGTCATTAACGAAATCTCGGTTATCGGCTCACGCTGCGGACCGTTCGTTCACGCGCTGGCGCTGATGGAAACGGGGCAGGTAACGCTGGAGCCGATGGTCGAGGCATCCTACCCGCTGGAAGACGGACTGAAAGCGTTTGAACACGCCGCCCGCCCCGGCGCGCTGAAAGTGCTGGTCGGCTGATGCTGCCGGTACTTATACAGATAGGCCCCATAAAACTTTTCACCTACGGCCTGATGGCGGCCACCGGTCTGTTAGTGGGGGTAACGCTTGCCGCCCGCCGCGCGGAAAAAGAGGGGATCAACGGCGGCCTGATCGCCGACCTCGGTTTTTACGTCATCATCGCGGCCATCGTTGGTTCCCGCCTGATGTACGTGCTGGTGGAATATCCGGCATACATCGCCGAACCGCTGCGCATATTCAAGCTATGGGAAGGGGGGCTGGTCTTTTACGGCGGCTTCATCGCCTGCGTGCCGGTGGTCTGGTGGTTCATCGATAAGCATAAGCTCCCGTTCTGGAAGGTGGCGGATATTCTGGCCCCCTATCTGGCGCTGGCGCATGCCATCGGGCGGCTCGGCTGCTTGGCGGCCGGTTGCTGCTACGGCAGGCCGACCGATTCGTGGGTGGGCATTGTGTTCACCAATCCCGCCGGTCTTGCCCCCCTGGGGGTGCCGCTGTATCCCACGCAGATTTTCGACTCGCTCAACGAGTTCGCCATTTTCCTCATCCTGCTGGCGATGCGGCGGCATAAGAAGTTCGACGGACAGCTTATGATCGGCTGGATAACCCTCTACTCATTTGGGCGTTTTATCGTGGAATATTTCCGCGGCGATCCGCGCGGACAATTTTTGGGCCTTTCACTAAGCACCTCGCAGGGAATCGCCATCATCGGTTTCGCGTGCGGGCTTATTTTGCTCTATCGCGGATTCAGGAGGGCCGGATGAACAATCGGATCGTTGTCGCCGTGCGGGAGGCGGAGGACGGAGAGCGGCTGGACAAATTTTTAACGGAAAGACTCCCGGAGCTTTCCCGCAGCGCCGTTCAGCGGCTTATCGAAAAAGGGCTGGTTACGTTGGCGGGCCAGCCGGTGCCATCCCGCCACAAGACTGTCGCCGGCGAGGAGTTCGCGGTGGAAATTCCGCCGCCGGAACCGCTGGACGCCGAGGCGGAAGATATCCCGCTCGACATCGTTTACGAGGACGAACATAT from Nitrospinota bacterium encodes:
- the lgt gene encoding prolipoprotein diacylglyceryl transferase, with the translated sequence MLPVLIQIGPIKLFTYGLMAATGLLVGVTLAARRAEKEGINGGLIADLGFYVIIAAIVGSRLMYVLVEYPAYIAEPLRIFKLWEGGLVFYGGFIACVPVVWWFIDKHKLPFWKVADILAPYLALAHAIGRLGCLAAGCCYGRPTDSWVGIVFTNPAGLAPLGVPLYPTQIFDSLNEFAIFLILLAMRRHKKFDGQLMIGWITLYSFGRFIVEYFRGDPRGQFLGLSLSTSQGIAIIGFACGLILLYRGFRRAG